In Scleropages formosus chromosome 18, fSclFor1.1, whole genome shotgun sequence, one DNA window encodes the following:
- the LOC114909098 gene encoding uncharacterized protein LOC114909098, with product MNPGNDVQWSDPAFPYDQWLPAPGLPGRSASFSGVIGYRETSPPHPSEWSMGRGRCVSPQHWRPQPNQSATALVSPRILARPSRPISTLQEVTSEAEEEERERPVESARAATPHLMSPQPAPRQRSFSCTQHALQRRSTLNQVESSVASAPAKAASEQVDRITSVPAGRASSHSETKPADLPAKAQSDSETRSGRNCVQKAEIEGANYNAANSEPSTQTVL from the exons ATGAACCCTGGCAATGACGTGCAATGGAGCGATCCAGCCTTCCCGTACGACCAATGGCTTCCGGCACCTGGTCTTCCTGGGAGAAGCGCCTCCTTTTCCGGGGTCATTGGTTACAGGGAGACGTCGCCGCCTCACCCCAG TGAATGGTCGATGGGGAGAGGACGATGCGTCTCCCCTCAGCATTGGCGCCCCCAGCCAAACCAGTCAGCTACAGCACTGGTCTCTCCCAGAATCCTCGCCCGTCCATCTCGTCCCATCAGCACCTTACAGGAGGTCACCTCagaggctgaggaggaggagagggaaagGCCAGTGGAATCTGCCCGGGCAGCCACGCCCCACCTAATGTCCCCTCAGCCAGCACCCAGGCAGCGGTCCTTCTCGTGCACTCAGCATGCCCTGCAGCGCCGCTCCACCCTAAACCAGGTAGAGAGCTCCGTGGCATCAGCGCCAGCGAAGGCAGCCAGCGAGCAGGTAGACAGAATAACGTCGGTCCCTGCCGGAAGAGCCTCGAGCCATTCGGAGACCAAGCCTGCCGACCTCCCAGCAAAGGCGCAGTCGGACTCCGAGACAAGAAGCGGTCGGAACTGTGTCCAGAAAGCAGAGATCGAGGGGGCAAACTATAACGCAGCAAATTCCGAGCCCTCTACCCAAACTGTCctgtga
- the LOC108926752 gene encoding pre-B-cell leukemia transcription factor 2-like isoform X4, with product MKPALFSVLCEIKEKTGLSMRSTQEEEPQDPQLVRLDNMLLAEGVAGPEKGGGAAAAVSAATSSGGMSPDSSLEHSDYKSKLSQIRTIYHTELEKYEQACSEFTTHVMNLLREQSRTRPVSPREIERMVAIIHRKFSSIQTQLKQSTCEAVMILRSRFLDARRKRRNFSKQATEILNEYFYSHLSNPYPSEEAKEELAKQCGITVSQVSNWFGNKRIRYKKNIGKFQEEANLYAMKTAIGATQSEESPHTPNSTGSGSFSLSGSADLFLGVPPMNGEQTAYHMGAQDSQSRFSERLYSPRENRTNGSWQEPGSPPSVTSPGSDHSENSN from the exons ATGAAACCGGCTTTGTTCAGCGTGTTGTGTGAGATCAAAGAGAAAACCG GCCTGTCCATGCGCAGCACTCAGGAGGAGGAACCGCAGGACCCACAGCTCGTACGGCTGGACAACATGCTGCTGGCGGAAGGTGTCGCAGGACCGGAGAAAGGAGGCGGAGCAGCGGCTGCAGTGTCTGCAGCCACCAGTTCAGGCGGGATGTCACCCGACAGCTCCCTGGAGCACTCTGACTACAAGAGCAAGCTGAGCCAGATCCGCACTATCTACCACACTGAGCTTGAGAAGTATGAGCAG GCATGCAGTGAGTTCACAACCCATGTGATGAACCTGCTGAGAGAGCAGTCTCGTACACGGCCTGTTTCCCCTCGAGAGATAGAACGCATGGTGGCCATAATTCATCGCAAGTTTAGTTCCATCCAGACACAGCTCAAACAGAGCACTTGTGAGGCTGTCATGATCCTCCGTTCTCGCTTCTTAGATGCCAG gcgCAAGCGGCGTAACTTCAGCAAGCAGGCAACAGAGATCCTAAATGAGTATTTTTACTCCCACCTATCAAACCCATACCCGAGTGAAGAAGCCAAGGAAGAACTTGCCAAACAGTGTGGAATCACTGTCTCTCAG GTGTCCAACTGGTTTGGTAACAAGCGTATCCGCTACAAGAAGAACATTGGCAAGTTTCAGGAGGAGGCCAATCTCTATGCCATGAAGACAGCCATAGGAGCCACGCAGAGTGAGGAGTCTCCACACACTCCAAACTCCACCG GCTCAggctcattctctctctctgggtCAGCTGATCTCTTTTTGGGAGTTCCTCCTATGAATGGAGAACAGACAGCCTACCACATGGGAGCTCAG GACTCCCAGTCCCGTTTTTCGGAGAGACTCTACAGCCCCAGAGAGAACCGG ACTAATGGAAGCTGGCAGGAACCAGGCTCTCCCCCTTCGGTAACATCTCCTGGGAGCGACCACTCGGAGAACTCCAACTGA
- the LOC108926752 gene encoding pre-B-cell leukemia transcription factor 2-like isoform X3 → MNECGAEWPSSVPHSLLQAIYVAKTKTANKLLLKANCARRLCNMLRLSMRSTQEEEPQDPQLVRLDNMLLAEGVAGPEKGGGAAAAVSAATSSGGMSPDSSLEHSDYKSKLSQIRTIYHTELEKYEQACSEFTTHVMNLLREQSRTRPVSPREIERMVAIIHRKFSSIQTQLKQSTCEAVMILRSRFLDARRKRRNFSKQATEILNEYFYSHLSNPYPSEEAKEELAKQCGITVSQVSNWFGNKRIRYKKNIGKFQEEANLYAMKTAIGATQSEESPHTPNSTGSGSFSLSGSADLFLGVPPMNGEQTAYHMGAQDSQSRFSERLYSPRENRTNGSWQEPGSPPSVTSPGSDHSENSN, encoded by the exons ATGAACGAGTGTGGAGCCGAATGGCCGAGCTCGGTACCGCATTCTCTTCTACAGGCCATTTATGTTGCAAAAACTAAAACCGCTAACAAATTGCTGTTGAAAGCTAATTGTGCTCGAAGATTGTGTAACATGCTAC GCCTGTCCATGCGCAGCACTCAGGAGGAGGAACCGCAGGACCCACAGCTCGTACGGCTGGACAACATGCTGCTGGCGGAAGGTGTCGCAGGACCGGAGAAAGGAGGCGGAGCAGCGGCTGCAGTGTCTGCAGCCACCAGTTCAGGCGGGATGTCACCCGACAGCTCCCTGGAGCACTCTGACTACAAGAGCAAGCTGAGCCAGATCCGCACTATCTACCACACTGAGCTTGAGAAGTATGAGCAG GCATGCAGTGAGTTCACAACCCATGTGATGAACCTGCTGAGAGAGCAGTCTCGTACACGGCCTGTTTCCCCTCGAGAGATAGAACGCATGGTGGCCATAATTCATCGCAAGTTTAGTTCCATCCAGACACAGCTCAAACAGAGCACTTGTGAGGCTGTCATGATCCTCCGTTCTCGCTTCTTAGATGCCAG gcgCAAGCGGCGTAACTTCAGCAAGCAGGCAACAGAGATCCTAAATGAGTATTTTTACTCCCACCTATCAAACCCATACCCGAGTGAAGAAGCCAAGGAAGAACTTGCCAAACAGTGTGGAATCACTGTCTCTCAG GTGTCCAACTGGTTTGGTAACAAGCGTATCCGCTACAAGAAGAACATTGGCAAGTTTCAGGAGGAGGCCAATCTCTATGCCATGAAGACAGCCATAGGAGCCACGCAGAGTGAGGAGTCTCCACACACTCCAAACTCCACCG GCTCAggctcattctctctctctgggtCAGCTGATCTCTTTTTGGGAGTTCCTCCTATGAATGGAGAACAGACAGCCTACCACATGGGAGCTCAG GACTCCCAGTCCCGTTTTTCGGAGAGACTCTACAGCCCCAGAGAGAACCGG ACTAATGGAAGCTGGCAGGAACCAGGCTCTCCCCCTTCGGTAACATCTCCTGGGAGCGACCACTCGGAGAACTCCAACTGA
- the LOC108926752 gene encoding pre-B-cell leukemia transcription factor 1-like isoform X1, whose translation MLQQQPLTGNGPAGRGLSLNAHPGLQPLNSVHPSSQHRSDGEPGLDGSENGLENRRDIGDILQQIMTITDQSLDEAQAKKHALNCHRMKPALFSVLCEIKEKTGLSMRSTQEEEPQDPQLVRLDNMLLAEGVAGPEKGGGAAAAVSAATSSGGMSPDSSLEHSDYKSKLSQIRTIYHTELEKYEQACSEFTTHVMNLLREQSRTRPVSPREIERMVAIIHRKFSSIQTQLKQSTCEAVMILRSRFLDARRKRRNFSKQATEILNEYFYSHLSNPYPSEEAKEELAKQCGITVSQVSNWFGNKRIRYKKNIGKFQEEANLYAMKTAIGATQSEESPHTPNSTGSGSFSLSGSADLFLGVPPMNGEQTAYHMGAQDSQSRFSERLYSPRENRTNGSWQEPGSPPSVTSPGSDHSENSN comes from the exons ATGCTGCAGCAGCAACCGCTGACGGGGAACGGGCCTGCGGGCCGCGGCCTCTCTTTGAACGCTCACCCCGGACTGCAGCCGCTCAACTCGGTCCACCCGTCCTCGCAACACCGCTCCGACGGAGAGCCGGGCCTGGACGGCTCCGAAAACGGACTTGAGAATCGCAGAGACATTGGGGATATTTTGCAGCAAATAATGACCATCACCGACCAGAGTCTGGATGAAGCCCAAGCAAA AAAACACGCCTTGAATTGTCACCGAATGAAACCGGCTTTGTTCAGCGTGTTGTGTGAGATCAAAGAGAAAACCG GCCTGTCCATGCGCAGCACTCAGGAGGAGGAACCGCAGGACCCACAGCTCGTACGGCTGGACAACATGCTGCTGGCGGAAGGTGTCGCAGGACCGGAGAAAGGAGGCGGAGCAGCGGCTGCAGTGTCTGCAGCCACCAGTTCAGGCGGGATGTCACCCGACAGCTCCCTGGAGCACTCTGACTACAAGAGCAAGCTGAGCCAGATCCGCACTATCTACCACACTGAGCTTGAGAAGTATGAGCAG GCATGCAGTGAGTTCACAACCCATGTGATGAACCTGCTGAGAGAGCAGTCTCGTACACGGCCTGTTTCCCCTCGAGAGATAGAACGCATGGTGGCCATAATTCATCGCAAGTTTAGTTCCATCCAGACACAGCTCAAACAGAGCACTTGTGAGGCTGTCATGATCCTCCGTTCTCGCTTCTTAGATGCCAG gcgCAAGCGGCGTAACTTCAGCAAGCAGGCAACAGAGATCCTAAATGAGTATTTTTACTCCCACCTATCAAACCCATACCCGAGTGAAGAAGCCAAGGAAGAACTTGCCAAACAGTGTGGAATCACTGTCTCTCAG GTGTCCAACTGGTTTGGTAACAAGCGTATCCGCTACAAGAAGAACATTGGCAAGTTTCAGGAGGAGGCCAATCTCTATGCCATGAAGACAGCCATAGGAGCCACGCAGAGTGAGGAGTCTCCACACACTCCAAACTCCACCG GCTCAggctcattctctctctctgggtCAGCTGATCTCTTTTTGGGAGTTCCTCCTATGAATGGAGAACAGACAGCCTACCACATGGGAGCTCAG GACTCCCAGTCCCGTTTTTCGGAGAGACTCTACAGCCCCAGAGAGAACCGG ACTAATGGAAGCTGGCAGGAACCAGGCTCTCCCCCTTCGGTAACATCTCCTGGGAGCGACCACTCGGAGAACTCCAACTGA
- the LOC108926752 gene encoding pre-B-cell leukemia transcription factor 1-like isoform X2, translating to MLQQQPLTGNGPAGRGLSLNAHPGLQPLNSVHPSSQHRSDGEPGLDGSENGLENRRDIGDILQQIMTITDQSLDEAQAKKHALNCHRMKPALFSVLCEIKEKTGLSMRSTQEEEPQDPQLVRLDNMLLAEGVAGPEKGGGAAAAVSAATSSGGMSPDSSLEHSDYKSKLSQIRTIYHTELEKYEQACSEFTTHVMNLLREQSRTRPVSPREIERMVAIIHRKFSSIQTQLKQSTCEAVMILRSRFLDARRKRRNFSKQATEILNEYFYSHLSNPYPSEEAKEELAKQCGITVSQVSNWFGNKRIRYKKNIGKFQEEANLYAMKTAIGATQSEESPHTPNSTADLFLGVPPMNGEQTAYHMGAQDSQSRFSERLYSPRENRTNGSWQEPGSPPSVTSPGSDHSENSN from the exons ATGCTGCAGCAGCAACCGCTGACGGGGAACGGGCCTGCGGGCCGCGGCCTCTCTTTGAACGCTCACCCCGGACTGCAGCCGCTCAACTCGGTCCACCCGTCCTCGCAACACCGCTCCGACGGAGAGCCGGGCCTGGACGGCTCCGAAAACGGACTTGAGAATCGCAGAGACATTGGGGATATTTTGCAGCAAATAATGACCATCACCGACCAGAGTCTGGATGAAGCCCAAGCAAA AAAACACGCCTTGAATTGTCACCGAATGAAACCGGCTTTGTTCAGCGTGTTGTGTGAGATCAAAGAGAAAACCG GCCTGTCCATGCGCAGCACTCAGGAGGAGGAACCGCAGGACCCACAGCTCGTACGGCTGGACAACATGCTGCTGGCGGAAGGTGTCGCAGGACCGGAGAAAGGAGGCGGAGCAGCGGCTGCAGTGTCTGCAGCCACCAGTTCAGGCGGGATGTCACCCGACAGCTCCCTGGAGCACTCTGACTACAAGAGCAAGCTGAGCCAGATCCGCACTATCTACCACACTGAGCTTGAGAAGTATGAGCAG GCATGCAGTGAGTTCACAACCCATGTGATGAACCTGCTGAGAGAGCAGTCTCGTACACGGCCTGTTTCCCCTCGAGAGATAGAACGCATGGTGGCCATAATTCATCGCAAGTTTAGTTCCATCCAGACACAGCTCAAACAGAGCACTTGTGAGGCTGTCATGATCCTCCGTTCTCGCTTCTTAGATGCCAG gcgCAAGCGGCGTAACTTCAGCAAGCAGGCAACAGAGATCCTAAATGAGTATTTTTACTCCCACCTATCAAACCCATACCCGAGTGAAGAAGCCAAGGAAGAACTTGCCAAACAGTGTGGAATCACTGTCTCTCAG GTGTCCAACTGGTTTGGTAACAAGCGTATCCGCTACAAGAAGAACATTGGCAAGTTTCAGGAGGAGGCCAATCTCTATGCCATGAAGACAGCCATAGGAGCCACGCAGAGTGAGGAGTCTCCACACACTCCAAACTCCACCG CTGATCTCTTTTTGGGAGTTCCTCCTATGAATGGAGAACAGACAGCCTACCACATGGGAGCTCAG GACTCCCAGTCCCGTTTTTCGGAGAGACTCTACAGCCCCAGAGAGAACCGG ACTAATGGAAGCTGGCAGGAACCAGGCTCTCCCCCTTCGGTAACATCTCCTGGGAGCGACCACTCGGAGAACTCCAACTGA
- the LOC114909125 gene encoding G-protein-signaling modulator 1-like produces the protein MEVSIDVRDETTEAEFCEPLFIYEEGDEVQRHGANSRKSGRRVHAPHVHIESEECEVGNKEAETEDSVEIRRMGQEEIEGEKGQVNKKEPAQQCEEEVNLEGEREDEVNDERKTTKSKETKLGGSLGGPSNDETETEAKCRDMQAGAESEKEQKTRGTFAEKDGKRSDMLGTDVGTQVVDQQAPKQRSKDTLSPQDAQKQMRRLTPDFPDSLYELLCSIQEGRRLNDQRCSFTPERRCHSEPSTPVPRHKVMFSSMTSLQKEEFFELVATFQGRRLDDQRAELQRSPSSPEPPQFKVNKKKNSIKEVELKGVATKSAPKEDLYNMILTSQAQGRLEDQRSAAPGPMDDEDFFSLLLKVQGGRMDEQRTELPMALQY, from the exons ATGGAAGTCAGTATTGATGTTAGAGATGAAACTACAGAAGCAGAGTTCTGTGAGCCGCTTTTCATCTACGAGGAAGGGGATGAAGTACAACGGCATGGAGCTAACAGCAGAAAAAGTGGCAGAAGAGTGCATGCTCCACATGTACATATAGAATCTGAAGAATGTGAAGTTGGAAACAAGGAGGCAGAGACAGAAGATTCAGTGGAGATACGCAGGATGGGACAAGAGGAGATCGAGGGAGAGAAAGGCCAAGTGAATAAAAAGGAGCCAGCACAACAATGTGAAGAGGAGGTCAAtttggagggagagagagaagatgaGGTGAATGATGAGAGAAAGAcaacaaaaagcaaagaaaccaAGCTAGGAGGGAGTCTGGGTGGGCCAAGCAACGACGAAACAGAGACAGAAGCAAAATGCAGAGACATGCAAGCTGGGGCTGAATCtgagaaagagcagaaaacaagaGGCACTTTTGCagaaaaggatggaaaaagGAGTGACATGTTAGGAACAGACGTGGGAACACAGGTTGTTGACCAACAAGCTCCTAAGCAGAGATCTAAGGATACATTGAGTCCCCAGGATGCACAGAAACAG ATGCGCAGGTTAACCCCTGACTTTCCTGACTCCCTATATGAGCTGCTGTGCTCTATTCAGGAGGGTAGAAGGCTCAATGACCAGCGTTGCTCTTTTACACCAGAACGGAGGTGTCACTCTGAGCCAAGCACCCCTGTCCCACGACACAAAG TGATGTTCTCATCAATGACATCACTCCAAAAGGAGGAGTTTTTCGAGCTAGTGGCTACATTCCAAGGCCGTCGGCTTGATGACCAGCGTGCGGAACTGCAGCGTAGTCCATCCTCTCCAGAACCTCCTCAGTTTAAAgtgaacaagaagaagaacagcATAAAGGAAGTGGAATTAAAGGGAGTGGCCACCAAATCAGCTCCTAAAGAGGATCTGTACAACATGATTCTTACTTCTCAA GCCCAAGGGAGACTAGAGGACCAACGCAGTGCTGCTCCTGGCCCCATGGATGATGAGGACTTCTTCTCCTTGCTCTTGAAAGTCCAAGGTGGGCGAATGGATGAACAGAGGACGGAGCTTCCTATGGCACTCCAATACTAA
- the dnase2 gene encoding deoxyribonuclease-2-alpha, protein MLWFMTPLALVLLLLAVLRAPPGGSAASPGISCYSDHGDPTDWFHLYKLPRLAHQLRSDGLQYLLMGPGSEGWAPGAVEVNDSAGALGRTVGQLYQQREADEIAYILYNDQKPKEEGSGFAVQHEKGHTKGVVLLDKTQGFWLVHSTPHFPPPKDEGEFAYPSTGEKNGQNFLCVTYPLERFQTIGEQLSINEPLIYDCSVPDSMASSLPSLAALCGKSWSEGSNASLPLSDPLSLVPSNRSVELASLAGTAFVSFAKGSSFENDLYHSWVAPALQSNLLVQFWHESAGVLPSDCSQNWEVLNVKTISLGSADEFMTTKDHSKWAVGTEDASGSWICVGDINRNEAEEKRGGGTVCHSNSAVWKAYRTAVVEYYPCEG, encoded by the exons ATGCTGTGGTTCATGACCCCCCTTGCCCTtgtgctcctgctgctggcAGTCCTGCGTGCTCCACCTGGAGGGTCCGCCGCCTCGCCCGGCATCTCCTGCTACAGCGACCACGGGGACCCCACCGACTG GTTCCACCTGTACAAACTGCCCCGCCTCGCTCACCAGCTCCGCAGCGATGGGCTCCAGTACCTGCTGATGGGCCCCGGGAGCGAGGGGTGGGCGCCGGGGGCCGTGGAGGTCAACGACAGCGCGGGAGCTCTGGGCCGGACTGTGGGGCAGCTGTACcagcagcgggag GCTGATGAGATTGCATATATCCTTTACAATGACCAGAAGCCTAAGGAGGAGGGTTCAGGTTTTGCTGTGCAGCATGAAAAAGGTCACACCAAAG GTGTTGTTTTGTTGGATAAGACTCAGGGTTTCTGGTTGGTCCACAGTACACCTCATTTTCCACCTCCTAAGGACGAAGGCGAATTTGCGTATCCCAGCACCGGGgagaaaaatggacaaaactttctctgtgtcacttacccgctggagagattccAAACCATTG gtgAGCAGCTGAGCATCAATGAGCCGCTCATCTACGACTGCAGCGTGCCAGATTCTATGGCCTCTTCCCTGCCTTCACTTGCTGCTCTCTGTGGGAAGAGCTGGAGCGAGGGGTCAAATGCGAGCCTGCCTCTCTCCGACCCCCTCTCTCTGGTTCCATCCAATCGCAGCGTGGAGCTCGCCTCCTTGGCGGGTACCGCCTTCGTCAGCTTTGCGAAGGGCTCGTCTTTCGAGAACG ACCTCTACCACTCCTGGGTGGCCCCAGCTCTGCAGTCCAATCTGTTGGTTCAGTTCTGGCACGAGTCCGCTGGAGTCCTGCCCTCAGACTGCTCCCAGAACTGGGAGGTCCTCAACGTGAAGACCATCTCCCTCGGATCAGCTGACGAATTCATGACCACCAAAGACCACTCGAAGTGGGCTGTTGGCACAGAGGATGCAAGTGGGAGCTGGATATGTGTGGGCGACATTAACCGGAATGAGGCGGAGGAGAAGCGGGGGGGTGGCACTGTATGTCACAGTAACAGCGCTGTGTGGAAGGCCTACAGGACCGCAGTGGTGGAATACTACCCCTGTGAGGGGTGA